The Bacillota bacterium sequence TTCTCCGCCGGTTACGTCACGGGCGGCGGTACCGTGCTTGCCGTGCACAAGGTCAGCTTCGACCTGGCGGCAGGGGAGTTCCTGGGGATTGCAGGCGAGTCAGGGTGTGGCAAGTCTACGCTCGCTTTCGGCATCACGGGGCTGCTGCAGCCGCCGGGGCGCGTGCTGGGCGGCCAGGTCTTCTTCGAAGGGCAGGATCTGACAAGCGTCGGGCCTGAGGACCTGCGCCGCATGCGCTGGAAGGAGTTTTCCATCGTCTTTCAAGCCTCGATGAACGTGCTCAACCCCGTGATGAAAGTGAAGGACCAGATCTTCGACGCCATGATCGCCCACGGTGTGCTGGACCGTCGCCGGTTGCACGCGCGGGCCGTCGAGCTCTTCCGATTGGTGAACCTGCCGCCTCGCTTCCTGGACGCCTACCCGCACCAGTTGAGCGGCGGGATGCGCCAGCGTGTGGCCATCGCGGCGGCGCTGGCCCTGGAGCCGAAGCTGGTCATCATGGACGAACCGACCACCGCCCTGGACGTGGTGGTTCAGCGCACCATTCTTCAGGAGATTGACGAGCTCCGGCGCCGCCTCGCCTTCTCCGTCATCTTCATCACGCACGACCTGTCGCTGCTCGTCGAGGTCAGCGACAGCGTGGCCATCATGTACGCCGGGAGCCTCGTGGAACGAGCCCCGTCGCGCGGGCTGTACGCCATGCCGCTTCATCCTTACACCCAGGGCCTCATGCAGGCGTTCCCGCCGCTCACCGGGACTCGGCGACGCCTGCATGGCATCGCCGGGCAGCCGCCGGATCTCGGCCGGCCTATCGGAGGCTGCCCGTTTGAACCTCGCTGCAGCCGGAGGGTGCAGGGGCTTTGCGAGCGCGTTACACCCCCGCTTCGGCAGATCGAACCGGGACACTGGGTGGCGTGCCACCTCTATGGATAGCGCAGTGACACGGCAGAGCTCGGTAACGGTTGCGTCGCTTCTGCGGGCGGAGCGTCTCGTCA is a genomic window containing:
- a CDS encoding ABC transporter ATP-binding protein; protein product: MTAAGGALLRVQDFSAGYVTGGGTVLAVHKVSFDLAAGEFLGIAGESGCGKSTLAFGITGLLQPPGRVLGGQVFFEGQDLTSVGPEDLRRMRWKEFSIVFQASMNVLNPVMKVKDQIFDAMIAHGVLDRRRLHARAVELFRLVNLPPRFLDAYPHQLSGGMRQRVAIAAALALEPKLVIMDEPTTALDVVVQRTILQEIDELRRRLAFSVIFITHDLSLLVEVSDSVAIMYAGSLVERAPSRGLYAMPLHPYTQGLMQAFPPLTGTRRRLHGIAGQPPDLGRPIGGCPFEPRCSRRVQGLCERVTPPLRQIEPGHWVACHLYG